One region of Quercus lobata isolate SW786 chromosome 2, ValleyOak3.0 Primary Assembly, whole genome shotgun sequence genomic DNA includes:
- the LOC115970475 gene encoding alkane hydroxylase MAH1-like, giving the protein MAIVLLYPVAIFLSFLFLYHWRWNKTSFITNWPIVGMLPGFLLNASHVHEYLTSLLKFYGGTFEFQGGWLTGIKLLITSDHMNIHHICSTNFPNYGKGRKFREIFDVLGDGIFSSDHDSWKYQRKLLQTLLKDNKFKLFFEEVVKGKVEKGLIPVLDDISSLGIEVDLQDVFQRFTFDSVCLMVLGHDPNCLSIELPKVAHSNAFDEVEESLLYRHLVPERWWKLQRRLQIGSEKKLLHAWKVFDEFVYECISTKREEQNLVKKEELKFNLFTAIVMEEQEGEMSSNITQSNKFLRDTTTNLLAAGRDTISSGLTWFFWLVATHPSVEAKILEEIKKHLVDNDKWRVSNIDELSKLVYLHGAICETLRLFPPVPFEHKSSAKSDILPSGHYIKPKTRIIYSLYSMGRMESIWGTDCLEFKPERWISEHGGIMHVPSFKFIAFNAGARTCLGKDITFVQMKIIASAILWNYRVHVVEGHPVSPSISVILHMKHGLKVRIGKRFF; this is encoded by the coding sequence AATCGTCGGAATGCTCCCGGGCTTTCTTCTCAATGCATCGCATGTGCATGAGTACCTAACTTCCCTTCTCAAATTTTATGGGGGCACTTTCGAGTTTCAGGGTGGTTGGTTAACTGGCATTAAACTTTTGATCACTAGTGATCACATGAACATCCACCACATTTGTAGCACAAATTTTCCAAACTACGGAAAGGGGAGGAAATTTCGAGAGATTTTTGATGTTCTGGGAGATGGGATTTTTAGTTCTGATCATGACTCGTGGAAATATCAAAGGAAGCTACTTCAGACATTGTTAAAGGACAACAAGTTCAAGTTGTTCTTTGAGGAAGTTGTCAAGGGAAAGGTTGAAAAGGGCCTTATTCCAGTTCTTGATGACATCTCAAGTTTGGGAATTGAGGTTGATTTACAAGACGTTTTTCAACGATTCACCTTTGATAGTGTTTGCTTAATGGTTTTAGGTCATGATCCAAATTGCCTCTCCATTGAATTACCTAAAGTTGCACATTCAAATGCGTTTGATGAAGTGGAGGAAAGTCTGTTATATCGACACCTTGTGCCAGAAAGATGGTGGAAGTTACAAAGAAGGCTGCAGATTGGATCAGAGAAGAAGCTATTACATGCATGGAAagtttttgatgaatttgtatATGAATGCATCTCAACCAAGCGAGAAGAACAGAACCTCGTGAAGAAGGAGGAATTAAAATTCAACTTGTTTACAGCTATAGTTATGGAGGAACAAGAAGGAGAAATGAGTAGTAATATTACCCAATCCAACAAGTTTCTAAGGGACACTACGACAAATCTCTTGGCCGCAGGGAGAGATACCATAAGTTCTGGACTAACTTGGTTTTTTTGGCTTGTTGCAACCCACCCATCAGTTGAAGCTAAAATTCTAGAAGAGATCAAAAAGCATCTGGTGGACAATGACAAATGGAGGGTTTCAAACATAGATGAGCTAAGTAAGCTAGTTTATCTACATGGAGCAATATGTGAGACCTTGCGGCTTTTCCCACCCGTACCTTTTGAACACAAAAGTTCAGCTAAATCTGATATTCTTCCTAGCGGCCACTATATCAAACCAAAAACGAGAATTATATACTCTTTATACTCAATGGGAAGGATGGAAAGCATATGGGGCACAGATTGCTTAGAGTTCAAGCCAGAGAGATGGATTTCTGAGCATGGAGGAATAATGCATGTACCATCTTTCAAATTCATAGCATTTAATGCTGGTGCAAGGACTTGTTTAGGTAAGGATATAACCTTtgttcaaatgaaaataattgcAAGTGCCATCCTTTGGAATTATCGTGTTCATGTGGTAGAGGGCCATCCTGTTTCACCTAGTATCTCCGTTATACTTCACATGAAACATGGTTTGAAGGTGAGGATCGGTAAAAGATTTTTCTGA
- the LOC115978259 gene encoding alkane hydroxylase MAH1-like: MAILLLYPEILVAIFLCFFFLCQWRWSKTRSAITNWPVVGMLTGLLQNAYNLHEYATWVLKQNGGTFEFKGPWFTNMNFTVTSDPMNIHHMLSKNFSNYIKGQKFHENFDVLGDGIFNSESDSWGYQRKLLQSLIKHRKFELFFQEVVKGIVDKSLIPVLDHVSSFGIEVDLQDIFQRFTFDSVCLVALGFDPKCLSIEFPHVSHAKAFDQLEESVFYRHIVPESYWKLQRWLQIGSEKKFSIAGKILDQFIYKCISSRQEKLSQSRAPKTEEEKFDLLTAIGEQVEEIGGLIKSDKFLRDNAFNLMAAGRDSVSAGLTWLFWIVATHPYVEAKILGEIKEHLLDKGKLKDFNIDELSKLVYLHGAICESLRLYPPVPFEHKCSVQSDILPSGHSIRPNTTMIYSLYSMGRMESIWGQDCLDFKPERWISERGGIVHVPSFKFITFNAGPRTCLGKDITFIQMKIIASAILWNYSVQVVEGHPVSPSISVILHMKHGLKVRIRKRFV, translated from the coding sequence ATGGCCATACTACTTTTGTACCCAGAGATACTTGTAGCAATATTTCtatgcttcttttttctttgtcaatGGAGATGGAGCAAAACCCGAAGCGCCATCACAAATTGGCCTGTTGTCGGAATGCTCACGGGCCTACTTCAAAATGCATACAATCTGCACGAGTATGCTACTTGGGTCCTGAAACAAAATGGGGGCACTTTTGAGTTTAAGGGCCCTTGGTTCACTAACATGAACTTCACGGTCACGAGTGATCCCATGAACATCCACCACATGTTGAGCAAAAACTTCTCTAACTACATAAAAGGGCAGAAGTtccatgaaaattttgatgttctGGGAGATGGGATTTTCAATTCTGAGTCAGACTCGTGGGGATATCAGAGGAAGCTACTTCAGTCATTGATAAAGCACAGAAAGTTTGAGCTGTTCTTTCAGGAAGTTGTCAAGGGAATTGTGGACAAGAGCCTCATTCCAGTCCTTGATCATGTCTCAAGTTTCGGAATTGAGGTGGATTTACAAGACATTTTTCAACGGTTCACCTTCGATAGTGTTTGCTTAGTGGCTTTGGGTTTTGATCCAAAATGCCTCTCCATTGAATTCCCCCATGTTTCCCATGCAAAAGCGTTTGATCAATTAGAGGAAAGTGTGTTCTACCGACACATTGTGCCAGAAAGCTATTGGAAGCTACAAAGATGGCTTCAAATCGGAAGTGAGAAGAAGTTCAGCATTGCTGGGAAAATTTTAGATCAATTTATATACAAATGCATCTCATCCAGGCAAGAAAAACTAAGCCAAAGTAGAGCCCCAAAGACTGAGGAAGAAAAGTTCGACTTGTTGACAGCCATTGGGGAACAAGTAGAAGAAATTGGAGGTCTTATAAAATCTGACAAGTTTCTAAGGGACAATGCATTTAATCTCATGGCAGCTGGGAGAGATTCTGTAAGTGCAGGCCTCACTTGGCTTTTTTGGATTGTTGCAACACACCCATATGTGGAAGCTAAAATTCTAGGAGAGATCAAGGAGCATTTGTTGGACAAAGGAAAGTTGAAAGATTTTAACATAGATGAGCTAAGTAAGCTAGTTTATCTCCATGGAGCGATATGTGAATCCTTACGCCTTTATCCACCCGTACCTTTCGAGCACAAATGTTCAGTTCAATCTGATATTCTTCCTAGTGGTCACTCTATCAGGCCAAATACAACAATGATATACTCTTTATACTCAATGGGAAGGATGGAGAGCATATGGGGTCAAGATTGCTTGGACTTCAAGCCAGAGAGATGGATTTCAGAGCGTGGAGGAATAGTGCATGTACCATCTTTCAAGTTCATAACATTTAATGCAGGGCCAAGGACTTGTCTAGGTAAGGATATAACCttcattcaaatgaaaataatcgCAAGTGCCATCCTTTGGAATTACAGTGTTCAAGTGGTTGAAGGTCATCCTGTATCACCTAGCATCTCGGTTATACTTCACATGAAGCATGGTTTGAAGGTGAGAATCCGCAAAAGATTTGTTTGA